CCGGCGGGGTAGGCGTTCTCGAGGAAGGCGAGGCGGATGCGGCTCTTCTTGCCGAGGGTTTTCCTGAAGGCGGCGACCGCGTCCCGGTACTTCTCCTTGAGCCCGACGATCCCCTCCCCGGCCCCGGTCGCCTCCATCACGAGCTCCATCCCCCGCACCACGCGCGCCGCCTCGCGCGCCATCAGGTACTGGTCGTTGTGGAGGAGCGGTTCGCACTCGGCGCCGTTGGCGATGACGACGTCGACGCGGGCGTCGATCTTCTTCCAGGTGGGGAACCCGGCGCCCCCGGCGCCCACCACCCCGGCCTGCTTCACCTTGTCGATCAGCGTTGCGGTCATCTCTCCCACTCAGGCCGCGCGATCCGGGTGCGCCGCCGACCGGCGCGGTTCCGCCCTGGCCGGGCCGGGGGTCCGCTATATGCGCGTGTCCGCGCCGATCCGCGGCCCCCCGCGTCTCAGACGATCCGGAAGTAGTCCACGAGCGTGCAGCGCCGCACCCGTGTGAAGTCCTTCGCGGAGGTGAGCCCCTCGCCGGTGGGGCTCGCGATCGTGAACGAGGTGTACCCCTCGCCGCCGAGGCCGAGGCCGCAGCCGTTGGAGCCGTTCTTGACGAAGATCGAGCAGTTGACGAGGCGCGCCATCTTCGACAGCTTCTCGATGTTGCGGGAGAACATCGACGCGGTGTGGCGGTAGCCGTGCTCCATCTCGAGGGCGAGGTCGATCGCCTCGTCCACGTGCCTGGCGCGCGTCATCGGGAAGACCGGCATCAGCTGCTCGGACCAGAGCAGCGGGTGGTCCCGCTCGACGTCCACCAGCACCAGGCGCGTCTCGGCGGGGGCGCTGATGCCGAGCTCCTTCAGGATGACCGCGGCGTCCTTGCCGACCCACTGCTTGTTCACCACGCTCTCGTGCGGCGGGGCGTTGCGCTTCGAGATGACGAGGTTCGTCAGGCGCTCGATGTCGCGCCCGGTCACCTCGTGCGCCCCGTGCGCCTTCATCTCCGCCTTCAGCCGGTCCGCGATCGACTCGACGGCGATGAGCTCCTTCTCGTCCACGCAGATGATGTTGTTGTCGAGGGAGGCGCCCGCGACGATATCCTTGCCGGCCTTGGCGATGTCGGCGGTCTCGTCCACGACCACCGGGGGGTTCCCGGGGCCGGCGCAGATCGCCTTCTTGCCGCTGTTCATCGCGGCCTTGACCACCCCGCCGCCGCCCGTCACCACCACGAGCCGCACCTTCGGGTGCTTCATCATCTCGCCCGCCGTCTCCTGCGTCGGCTCGCCGATGCAGCAGAGCAGGTTGCGCGGGCCTCCGGCCGCGGCGATCGCCTTGTTGAGGAGCCGCACGGTGAAGGCGGAGGTGCCCTTGGCGGTCGGGTGGGGATTGAAGACGACGGAGTTGCCGCCGGCGATCATCCCGATCCCGTTGCAGATGATCGTCTCGGAGGGGTTCGTGCACGGGGTGATGGAGCCGATGACCCCGTACGGGGCGCGCTCGACGAGGGTGAGGCCGTGGTCGCCGGTCCAGGCGATCGGGCGGAGGTCCTCGGTCCCCGGGGTGAGCCGGGCCACGCAGAGGTTCTTCTTGATCTTGTCCTCGTAGCGGCCCAGTTTCGTCTCGTCCACCGCCATCCGGGCGAGCGTCTGGGCGTTCTCCTCGGCGGTGCGGCGGAGCACGGCGATGATCTCGCGGCGCATGTCGAGCGACTGGGCCTCGAGCTCGCGCTGGGACAGCTCGGCGGCCTTGAGGGCGGAGTCGACGTCGGGGAAGACGCCGTCGCCGGGGGAGACGCCCGCCGCCGCGGCCTTCTCGACCGCCCCTTCTTCGGCGAGGCGCCTGATGACGTTGTCGACGATCGCGGCGATCTGCGCTTCGGTGAGGTTCATAGGTCGCTCCGTCTAGTGCGCCCGGACGCGGCGCGGGTTCATCGCTTCGTCGGCGCGCCGTCCGCCTCGGCCTTCCGGTACTGCAGCGTGCCGTCGAGGTCCCACGAGTCGACGATGCCGAGGATCGTCGCGTCCGCGGGCTTTCCCTCCGTGGCCGCCGTGTAGCGGGCGGAGGAGCCCGAGACGTAGAGCACCACCTCGCCCACGCCGGCGCCGACCGAGTCGGCGGCCACGACGAAGACGCCCGTCGGGGCGCCCCGGAGGTCGAGCCGCTCGACGAGGAA
This portion of the Chlamydiota bacterium genome encodes:
- a CDS encoding EutN/CcmL family microcompartment protein, whose translation is MLLGKVVGTLVSTQKDEKLGGLKFFLVERLDLRGAPTGVFVVAADSVGAGVGEVVLYVSGSSARYTAATEGKPADATILGIVDSWDLDGTLQYRKAEADGAPTKR
- a CDS encoding aldehyde dehydrogenase EutE — its product is MNLTEAQIAAIVDNVIRRLAEEGAVEKAAAAGVSPGDGVFPDVDSALKAAELSQRELEAQSLDMRREIIAVLRRTAEENAQTLARMAVDETKLGRYEDKIKKNLCVARLTPGTEDLRPIAWTGDHGLTLVERAPYGVIGSITPCTNPSETIICNGIGMIAGGNSVVFNPHPTAKGTSAFTVRLLNKAIAAAGGPRNLLCCIGEPTQETAGEMMKHPKVRLVVVTGGGGVVKAAMNSGKKAICAGPGNPPVVVDETADIAKAGKDIVAGASLDNNIICVDEKELIAVESIADRLKAEMKAHGAHEVTGRDIERLTNLVISKRNAPPHESVVNKQWVGKDAAVILKELGISAPAETRLVLVDVERDHPLLWSEQLMPVFPMTRARHVDEAIDLALEMEHGYRHTASMFSRNIEKLSKMARLVNCSIFVKNGSNGCGLGLGGEGYTSFTIASPTGEGLTSAKDFTRVRRCTLVDYFRIV